TGAAGAATACCAGAaccgagaagagaagagaactgcCAGATATGATTATCTCCCTCATAaggcttgtatttataatctgaaATTACAATGGAAAAGGGAACtcctattcagattaggaattcctaatcatgataggattccaagttacaataagaaaataacaataaaactaagaCTAATAATTCAAAGTAAAACTTGGACTAGCAATTAGGACTCATAACTCAAATTAGAACTAAGAGTTTATAATCCTAAACACaaaaaccaaatcactgttcacgtgaacagtgtcacgtgCACAGTACTTCAACAGAACTAATACAAACCCCCCATTCCAAGGCCCTTTCAATGAGATAACAGTCACTTTTGCCTTCCACCATTGAAAGAAATCCGAAATCTGCAAATGGGATTGCCAGGCCAACCCAAAGCAGTCCAGAAATTTCGCCCACACCACTCTTGAAAAGCTACATTCCCTAAATATATGGAAAATAGATTCTGTACTACAGCTACACAAATCATATCGGGAGGCCAAAAGAATACCTTTTCCAATAATGAGGTTGTCAGTAGGAAGTTTTCCATGCATTAGCCTCCACCCAAAAATTGACTGTCTCGGAAGCAGATTATTTTTCCAAATCACATCAGCCCAAGGAACCTTCAGATTTCTTTTTCTGATATCCTCCACGCTAACTTAACTGAAAATTTTCCAGATGGAGTCAAACTCCACACACACCTATCCTCCATATCCCAACTTGGAATATTAATATTCCTAGCAGTGTTGAAAACATTGTTCAGAAAAGCCGACGACACCATTGGAAATTGCCACTGAAAATCTGAGATAAAATTTGAGAACTTTAAAGCAAGATGCTGGAAATGATCCGGATCAATACCAGAAGCCTCCTCAATTGTCACACTTCCCAGCCACCTGTTCCTccagaaatttatttttttctccattaCCAACCACCCATCTTTCCTGCTTGTACACGGACTGCACACTCTTTTAATACCCagccaaaatcgtggaggaCTTATAACCCCTTTTGAGGTTCCTATCTTGGTTAATAAATCTGGCTTTCAAAAATCTACTTAGAGCTGAATATTCATACTTAATCTAAGGGCTCAACCAACCTCAAATCATTATTTAAGGTTCAGATTTTCCAGGCAAAGCATTACAAAGGGTCATGACACAGGAAGAACCAGTAATATGACAAAAGCTGGGTTCAAATTAACTCAATCCAATGTTGTACTCCAATTACAACTCTTTCCCTAGTAGGTCTGACtgttaaaaaaacagaaaactacTAGCAGTTTctactataaaaaataaataaaaactaaacaaTTTGCTAATATGCCAAATACATTCCATCAAAATCTAAGAGAAGCAGAGGGGACCCAATGTTATCTGATGAAAGAAGTGCTTCTCGCTTAAAGGCATAGCCGTTACTGGTTATCCGAAAGGTGAAAAACGAAGTTAGGAAGTAGAATGTAGTGTTTGCCCATAACATTGATTATCggtaaaaataaaacaaaagaaaatatgttCAGGCGGCAAATTCTAATAGTGTCTAATTAACAAACAAAGCAATGAATCAGATATTCCAGGCAAGAAGATGTCTCAAgttgtcacaactcacaagcaGCTAACTCTATCTGTGTCTGGTAAATAAAATCCAGAACCGCAGCAATCTCTTGTTCAAATTGATGGAAAGGTCCACTCTCAAAATTCATCTTTCGGAGCTTGCATAACCCTTCTCCCAGCTCCATCATCGCTCCTCGATGATTCTAATAACATCATATACAACAataagttgaagaagaagaatcttaAACCTTACTAACCCCAATTTTAACCCCAGATGAAGTTATAGTATTAATTACAGGAAATAATCCCTATCATACCCGATTAAATAGGTGATGAAATCCAACGGCGCATTGCAGAATGCCATGGAGTAGGGTTCTTCTGGGCTCTTCCGCTTTGTTCCATAAAGTTTCGAGGAAGTCATGACATCTGTGGTAATCACTGctattaaatagaaaaactgCTTCATCGAAGCTACATTCTCCATCTTCGTCGTCACTATAGAAGGAATGTCTCCTAGACAACTGACACCGAAGACGagacaaataaaatattcttaGCTGATAGGATTCTTCATAAACCTTGCGAGCTCGAGACTGTGTAGAGAAGGTTGGAGAATCTAAGGGGAGAAGCTTTAAAgggaaagattgaagaagaaacgaTGGAGATAGTGGCACAATGATCGAAGTGAATGATAGTGTAGCGGAAATCGCCATAGCCAGGAGCAAACTCTGCAACTTCAGccattctttttgtttttctataggGTTCTAtattattcttttgtttttcgtGTGGTCGACCATTAATGAGTTTGCAAGATGGCGAAAGATTTTGTTAGCCGCGATCGCGATAGGCAATGTTCAAAATCCCGGTATCGTCTCGGTATTGGTCGTGGCCAATACCTTTTCAGATCGGTTAAAAACACTGAAAAATCGTTTTTTCGATTTTTAATGGATGGGCTCATGTATCGGTCAGGAACGGTAGTTATTATATCGGATTAGATAGGACAATATTATTCGTAtcagatcggatcggtatcgatcAGGATCAGTCAAAAtaatatatgaaaaataaaaacatcaaaaaaatccccaaaaacaatttaaaaaaaaaaaaaaaaaagggtgggtGGTAGCACGTGCATTTTGTGAACTtgttcttgcattttttttatggggaaAGGTTTCATACTTGGTCGTGTAaatcgtgtatgtgagagggtgggagtttcaaggcattaattaatgggtggggatttctGACTTTTCTAACTCTTTGTAAGAGACCCTCTCATATATACGGTTTAcacaaccgtgtatgaaaacttttccctttttttattataactATAGATTTGACATTAAACTAATCAAAACCATCCATTGAATTTTCACACAGTCACCGGCTAGTACGATtatcaaaaacagaaaaaagaatgTAGAGAGGTTGTTAGGGCTTTGGTTGCAACTCATCCTATTTGGGCACCGGTGCTCAACGAAGATACAGAGGGGCGGCAGGGAGGGGGATGTAAAAGCtaggacgagagagagagagcaggtgCAGGGTTGAGCGTGAACTTTGGGGTGTGGCAAGTGGTAGATCAATTCAAGGGAAATAAATCTAAGGAGAAatatttgttgatttttttttatttttttttttttttattttttttttgaaaaaaacccataGAATTTTCTCCATTGCCATTACTACTCCTGCAATAACACCAGGGGTTTCATATTCAATGTAGTTCCAATTATAACGAATCAAAGGTTGTTCACTTGATCAGTCGTCATGCATTTCATGCAAACGATACCAACAATTCCATATTCACACATTTGGGTTTTCCATTTTTAGTCTACGTCATGGGACATTGAAGGGAAAATTGGGTAAATGCTCTTGCATTTTATGAGATGACAATACAAGTTGAACAGGCCAAcgagtagttttcttttccttctgtcctctaatttcattaattttagaGGTTTCTAATATTGACCCAGGGACTGGGTGAGAACTTGTGAAAACTAGAGATGGTTTTCGTGAGTTTTTTACGATTTCAGTTTTGTCAGGAGACTATAAGTGATACACATTGAAGATCAGGGAAAAGTGGGTTTCTGTTTGTTTCCTCCCTCTGATTTTCTCTAAGGAGATTAGAGATGGATTTCTCcgttatttttggttttggtgtgGGATTTACCATTGGACTTGTTGTCACACCCCGCCTTTGACAGCCTAGGCGTAGCATGAAGTGATGCGGTCTCGCACCCAACCTAACCAAGAAATCTGTGCAATACAGTTATCAATGgcataaaaataaagagaaaactaAGAGCGGAAAAATACGTATaactataaaatatatacataaggtCCAACGTAGGACCACATGATAAACCTGTTTAATATGAAAAAGATTTTACCCCCAAAAGATAACCCATAATTACAGACTTTTCCAAGATGACTATCTACATTAGTGTTATACACACatcaaaaagaatatatatatatatgcatggcCTATTCCATCAGGCCCGCCTATGAGAAGGCACATGAATCACAGACGCAGGTCCCGTCATGCTCCTTGGGCTCGGGTCTGTGAAgttttcaaaagcttcattCACGAACTCATTATCAGGTAGTCCGTCACCTGCACACTCATCCAAAAAAATTGGTTTCCACGAGAGTGAGCTCACACTGGGCCCAATGAGGGGAAAAGCACACAACATACAAATGATGCATGATTACATaccattaaaagaaaataataaccGCACAATATGATGCATGTTCAATTCCATTTTTATTAAACCACCTAACAAGCAGACTAAGTTATTGGTTTGAACTACGGTATCGGCTTGAGGAGTACTTTAGATCACTTCACATTATCGCCGCCGCTCTCCCTCAGCCAATACAAGTAGGGAGCCCGCCTCCACGCTTGGTACGTTGGCCTCAAGCCTTcgggcagaccccgatagtcaAGTACCCCTGACCCTGGGTTAAATCCCTTTGCTCCAGGCGTCAGTAACCCGACTACCcagcacctgaacccctgctggtaaagGATGTAGTTCGGGGTTCCCATCCTAACCATGTTTTCTAAATGATGACATCCTGTGTTCAAGAGTGCACCGTGTTCCATATACACGTCCACTCAAGAACACAAGGTCACACAAGTGGTAATGCACATTAATTCCAAACAACAATCAAAATCAGGTTTGCATATCCATACACCAATAATGAGAGCAGCATATATCATAGCAGTTCCAAACAAAAGTTAAGTACATCACAACATGTTCCAATTAGGCAAAACACAAGCCTAATCAAGCATCATTAGCTAATAATAAAAGAGTAATAAAATGAATACTTAAAACATGGAAAGCAAATCTGAAACTGTTGTGCATATATGAAATAAATTAGATATACATTACAGCAAACACCAAAaatcccactcaccttggttgCCTTGAACAAGATATCCAACCAAGAGTccaaaatcaagagaaggaatTCAATGCAGGTTCAACCCCTAAATACAGAGTTATAAAATGGTTAAGACTCTTCCTAAGAGGCTGGTGCACCATCCCAAGCCATTAAAGAACCCAAAAATTCGTTCAGAGATGGCCGGAGCTTCTAGCTCCAGAAAGGATGGTCACCTGCTCTGAAACAGCCAGCCCAGAAAACAGAGTTAAAAACAGTAATTCATTTGGTGGGTTTTAACTATCAATCTTGGTTCAGCTATCTAAGAGGCATTAGGGAGGAGGATGAAATTTGTTGAGTTGAGCCAAAGAAAACCACAGCAGTAACACCTAAGCTAAGATAAAATGATCTAAGCATAGATTTAACTAGTTACAAGTTAGTAGCTTACCTATTGAGAAGTTAGGAAGGATTTGAGGGCAgaagatccaacatgcaaacaagTTTAGAGAGATTTCAAGCCAAAATCACAGCACAATATCCTCCTATGAGGAGCTCAACGTTTCAGCCTTCTAAGCCTTGAGAAAAGAATTCTCAAAGCTAAGAAtgagcttatatatatatttagccCCAAGGGCCTGATTGTAAAAGGCTAAAATAGATGGGTTTCACCATGATTTAATAAGTGATTCAAGCTTAGTGGAAGCCGATTCCGAATCAATTTAATAACATAAGTTATCGATATGCCGGAGTCGTACCGATATGACACGAGGTCTTACAAGATTTGGTCGCATAGGACCCGCGAGGTACGGCAAGGCATCGAGCCGGCACGGCTAGTGATAGTGGTAACCGATTCAAGGCCGGCTGAAACAAGCAtagaataattaatttattttaattctaaAATAGATATTATTACCTAATGTTTGGCATCCGACACTGATAATTGTTGCAAGTGGTCCACCAAACATCTCTCGCATGCGAACCATATATGCGATGGCCCGCAGGGTTCCTCGGATTCCAACAAGGCCTTATTTGATGGTTCATCGGCACAAGGTGCAATAGGGTGTGGGTTTGTCTCAATGACGGGCAATGCCCACAACGCGGAGATGGTCATGGCACCCAAAACCGCACCCGCAAGAcctattatttaataaaaaatttaaattaggcCCAATTTTATGAGGTGGGTCTCACACTCCCCCCTCCATATAAAAATTTACTCCGCGAAATTGCCATACCTGGAAGACCGAAAAGACGAGGGTATTTCACCTGCATAGAATCTTCACGCTCCCATGAGGCTTCTTCAAACGAATGATTACTCCATTTGACCTTGACGAAAGAGATTGTACGGTTTTGCAAGTTGTGTTCCTTGCGCTCCAAGATCTCCTCAGGCACCTCCTCATAGGTTAAGTCAGGAGTAAGCTCATCGGGCAGTTGCGTGGTGGTGCAAGCTTGTAGGCAACCGGTCCAACTTTCTGTAGGATCTCAAAGGGACCGATAAATCTTGGACTcagctttcctttctttccaaacCGAACCACTCCCTTGGTTGGTGATACTTTAAGAAAAACGTTCTCACCAACTTTGAATTCTAAATGTTGTCTTCTTTTATCGGCATAGCTTTTCTGCTGGGATTGTGCTGCTttgatcttctccttgatgagaTCCACTTTCTCACAAGTATTTTGTATCAATTCTGGCCCAAGTATACGCCGCTCtccgacttcatcccaatacaaggGAGTGCGACAAGTCCTGCCATACAATGCCTTGAAGGGTGACCCCGATAGTTGCTTGATAGCTGTTGTTATAGGCAAACTCTATCAAGGATATGTGATCATCCCAACAACCACCCATTTCCATCACACATgccctgagcatgtcttccaaaatTTCTATTGTTCTTTCAGATTGACCGTCCATCTAAGGGTGATGTGCCGAGCTAAGCTTCAATTCCGTACCCATCGCTTTTTGCAAACTCTCCTAGAATCTAGATGTAAATCTAGGATCCCTGTCTGATACGATGCTTACTAGTACTCCATGCAAATGAACTCTATTGAGGATATATAGCTTTGCTAATTGGTCCATGGAGTAAGTGAGTTTCATAGGAATGAAATGAGATGTCTTAGTTAATCAATCAACAACAACCCATATTGTATCTAAACCCTTCCTGGTACGGGGTAAACCAGTAACAAAGTTCATAGTTATgtgctcccatttccattccggTATAAGTAGTGGTTGCAGTAATCCTTGCGGTCTCTGTCTGACGACTTTGACTTGTTGGCAAACCAAGCACTTAGACACATAGGTTGCCACATCATTTTTCATTCCATTCCACCAATAGTACTGCTTCAGGTCCCTATACATTTTCGTACTACCTGGGTGCATAGAGAATATAGAATGGTGTGCTTCTTCTAAAATCATATCCTTCCAATTACCTTCTGCAGGTACACACAATCGGTTCTTGTACATAAGAACACCTTCTGTAAAATCTGCATCCTTCTATGTCCCCTCATGGAttttatttactattttttGAAGTTCAACATCAGAAGGTTGTGCTGATATTATCTGAGCTCTTAGTGTTGGCTGCACCGTGAGTACTGATAGGAAACCACCAGTATCACCATCTACAAATCCCAATTCCATCTTTATAATTTCCttcatcaagtgttcttcaataaaaataatttgttTACTATTGAGGGCATCGGCCACCACATTAGCTTTACCTGGATGATATTgaatttcacaatcatagtctttcacaaGTTCAAGCCATctcctctgtctcatgtttagttctttctgagtgaagaaatacttgaggCTCTTATGATCTGTAAATATCTCTATTTTATTCCCATACAAGTAATGCCTCCAGATTTTTAATGCAAAAACTACTCCTGCCAGCTCCAAGCCGTgtgtggggtaattcttctcatattcCTTTAG
The nucleotide sequence above comes from Telopea speciosissima isolate NSW1024214 ecotype Mountain lineage chromosome 3, Tspe_v1, whole genome shotgun sequence. Encoded proteins:
- the LOC122656823 gene encoding uncharacterized protein LOC122656823, which translates into the protein MAISATLSFTSIIVPLSPSFLLQSFPLKLLPLDSPTFSTQSRARKVYEESYQLRIFYLSRLRCQLSRRHSFYSDDEDGECSFDEAVFLFNSSDYHRCHDFLETLWNKAEEPRRTLLHGILQCAVGFHHLFNRNHRGAMMELGEGLCKLRKMNFESGPFHQFEQEIAAVLDFIYQTQIELAACSEDFCLTMDGSERSYQLLGGFASGKHLYHLENDHNDVLFIIFFLEESYINGEAVKVKFPTLHATEEHLMACTY